One window of the Sebastes umbrosus isolate fSebUmb1 chromosome 1, fSebUmb1.pri, whole genome shotgun sequence genome contains the following:
- the LOC119487032 gene encoding E3 ubiquitin/ISG15 ligase TRIM25-like, which produces MAQKGVQLDQEAISCSICLDLLKDPVTTSCGHSYCMNCIKSFWDGEDEKKIYSCPQCRQTFTPRPVLLKNTMLAVLVEELKKTGLQAAPADHCYAGPEDVACDVCTGRKLKAFKSCLVCLASYCEKHLQRHYDSAPLKKHKLVEPSKKLQENICSRHDEVMKMFCRTDQQCICYLCSVDEHKGHDTVSAAAERTERQRELEVSRLNIQQRIQDREKDVKLLQQEVEAVNRSADKAVEDSEKIFTELIRLMEKRSCDVKQQVRSQQKSEVSRVKELQEKLEQEITELKRRDAEMKLLSHTEDHNQFLLNYPSLSPLTESTSSINIRPLSYFEDVTAAVSEVRDKLQDVLREKWTNVSQTVTEVDVLLSQPEPKTRAGFLQYSREITLDPNTAHTQLLLSEGNRKATLMRQHQSYSSHPDRFTACHQVLSRESLTGRCYWEVERRGIGVNVAVTYKSISRAWGGSNECYFGHNDKSWALSCYQNSYIFWYNKVQTPVSGPQSSRVGVYLDHSAGILSFYSVSETMTLLHRVQTTFTEPLYAGLYLYYSYDVTAELCKLK; this is translated from the coding sequence atggcgcagaaaggagttcagctggacCAGGAAGCAATCTCTTGttcgatctgtctggatctactgaaggatccggtgactacttcctgtggacacagctactgcatgaactgtattaaaagcttctgggatggagaggatgagaagaagatctacagctgccctcagtgtaggcagaccttcacaccgaggcctgtcctgctgaaaaacaccatgttagcagttttagtggaggaactgaagaagactggactccaagctgctcctgctgatcactgctatgctggacctgaagatgtggcctgtgatgtctgcactgggaggaaactgaaagccttcaagtcctgtctggtgtgtctggcctcttactgtgagaaacacctccagcgtcattatgactcagctccgttaaagaaacacaagctggtggagccctccaagaagctccaggagaacatctgctctcgtcacgacgaggtgatgaagatgttctgtcgtactgatcagcagtgtatctgttatctctgctctgtggatgaacataaaggccacgacaccgtctcagctgcagcagaaaggacggagaggcagagagagctggaggtgagtcgactcaacatccagcagaggatccaggacagagagaaagatgtgaagctgctccaacaggaggtggaggccgtcaatcgctctgctgataaagcagtggaggacagtgagaagatcttcaccgagctgatccgtctcatggagaaaagaagctgtgatgtgaagcagcaggtcagatcccagcagaaaagtgaagtgagtcgagtcaaagagcttcaggagaagctggagcaggagatcactgagctgaagaggagagacgctgagatgaagctgctgtcacacacagaggatcacaacCAGTTTCTTCTTaactacccctcactgtcaccactcactgaatctacatccagcatcaatatccgtcctctgagctactttgaggacgtgacggcggctgtgtcagaagtcagagataaactacaggacgttctgagagagaaatggacaaacgtctcacagacagtgactgaagtggatgttttactgtcacaaccagagccaaagaccagagctggattcttacaatattcacgagaaatcacactggatccaaacacagcacacacacagctgttattatctgaggggaacagaaaagcaacattaatgAGACAACATCAGTCTTATtctagtcacccagacagattcactgcATGTCatcaggtcctgagtagagagagtctgactggacgttgttactgggaggtggagaggagagggatagGAGTTAATGTAGCAGTCACATACAAGAGTATCAGCAGAGCATGGGGGGGGTCGAATGAATGTTACTTTGGACACAATGATAAATCTTGGGCGTTAAGTTGTTACCaaaacagttatatattttGGTACAACAAAGTCCAAAcccccgtctcaggtcctcagtcctccagagtaggagtgtacctggatcacagtgcaggtattctgtccttctacagcgtctctgaaaccatgactctcctccacagagtccagaccacattcactgagcctctctatgctggactttATCTTTATTACAGTTATGATGTcactgctgagttgtgtaaactgaaatag